Proteins encoded by one window of Salvia splendens isolate huo1 chromosome 14, SspV2, whole genome shotgun sequence:
- the LOC121763738 gene encoding glucan endo-1,3-beta-glucosidase-like gives MAPLLLFFFFFLLLLSSASAIGVNYGTLGDNLPSPTQVAHFLQHSTTIDRIKIFDTNPDILRAFAGTGILVAVTVPNGEIPALTNPSYARSYVASHIAPFHPKTTINYILVGTEVLHWGPQPLVDNLVAAMRSLHSALLQANLTSIKVTTAHSLGILESSQPPSLARFRPGWDKQVLAPLLQFHRDTKTPFMVNPYPYFGYSPKNADFALFRPNKGVFDKYTKRTYGNMFDMLMDAVYVSMMKLGYKDVEIAVGETGWSSDGEPFEKPRCSVENAKAYNGELVKKYNAGRGTPLMPRKKFDVYLFALFNENLKTGPASEKNFGLFRGDFEQVYDAGVLRADASAPVKPAPKTPPGTQGGKKWCVPKPEASDAALQANIDYVCSQGIDCSPIQAGGGCFDPNNVRAHASFVMNSYYQKEGRHDFNCDFSGSAVITTTDPSNGPCKYLS, from the exons ATGGCCCctctcctcctcttcttcttcttcttcctcctcctcctctcctccgcctccgccatCGGCGTCAACTACGGCACCCTCGGCGACAACCTCCCCTCCCCGACCCAAGTCGCCCACTTCCTCCAACACTCCACTACCATCGACCGCATCAAAATCTTCGACACCAACCCGGACATCCTCCGCGCCTTCGCCGGCACCGGCATCCTCGTCGCCGTCACCGTCCCCAACGGCGAGATCCCCGCCCTCACCAACCCCTCCTACGCCCGCTCCTACGTGGCCTCCCACATCGCCCCCTTCCACCCCAAGACCACCATCAACTACATCCTGGTCGGCACCGAGGTCCTCCACTGGGGTCCCCAGCCCCTCGTGGATAACCTCGTCGCCGCCATGAGGTCCCTCCACTCCGCCCTCTTGCAGGCTAACCTCACATCTATTAAGGTCACCACCGCCCACTCCCTCGGGATTCTAGAGTCTTCCCAGCCGCCAAGCCTCGCCCGCTTCCGCCCCGGATGGGATAAGCAAGTGCTCGCCCCCTTACTACAATTCCACCGCGACACCAAAACGCCCTTCATGGTTAACCCCTACCCCTACTTCGGATACAG CCCCAAAAACGCCGATTTCGCGCTTTTCCGGCCGAACAAGGGCGTTTTCGACAAGTACACGAAGCGCACGTACGGGAACATGTTCGACATGCTCATGGACGCGGTGTACGTGTCGATGATGAAGCTCGGGTACAAGGACGTGGAGATCGCGGTGGGCGAGACGGGGTGGTCCTCGGATGGGGAGCCGTTCGAGAAGCCGAGGTGCTCGGTGGAGAACGCCAAGGCATATAATGGGGAGCTTGTGAAAAAGTACAATGCCGGGAGGGGAACGCCGCTGATGCCGAGGAAGAAGTTCGATGTTTACTTGTTTGCGTTGTTTAACGAGAACCTGAAGACCGGGCCGGCCTCGGAGAAGAATTTCGGGCTTTTTCGAGGTGATTTCGAGCAGGTTTATGATGCTGGGGTTCTCCGGGCTGACGCTTCTGCACCTGTTAAG CCTGCTCCAAAAACACCACCCGGGACCCAAGGCGGGAAGAAGTGGTGCGTGCCAAAGCCAGAGGCGAGCGATGCTGCCTTGCAAGCGAACATAGACTACGTGTGCAGCCAGGGAATCGACTGCAGCCCTATTCAGGCAGGCGGTGGTTGCTTCGACCCAAACAACGTTAGGGCTCATGCCTCTTTCGTCATGAACTCCTACTATCAGAAGGAAGGCCGTCACGACTTCAACTGCGATTTCTCCGGCTCTGCTGTCATCACCACTACTGATCCCA GTAATGGTCCTTGCAAATACCTTTCCTGA
- the LOC121764493 gene encoding tetrapyrrole-binding protein, chloroplastic-like, with amino-acid sequence MVAAVEEVAVESVEREWVNAKTGPERTDFGPSYSTSLDLLRHHLAGKDLRQADEETRCLIIALAAAVKRGYFFFSKVQFIPAEAFREIDTLWRQHNDGKFGYNVQRRIWKKLNGDFTTFFIKVGWMKKLESSDVKQYNYRSFPAEFMWKMEEGLPEGYLPLTNALRGTQLLNCILSHPALMEKMMCLGGDELDL; translated from the exons ATGGTGGCGGCGGTGGAAGAAGTGGCGGTGGAgagtgtagagagagagtg GGTAAATgccaaaactggtcctgaac GTACCGATTTTGGCCCATCATACTCAACCTCACTAGACCTCCTCCGGCACCACCTTGCCGGAAAAGACCTCCGGCAGGCTGACGAGGAGACGCGCTGTCTCATCATCGCACTCGCCGCCGCCGTGAAGCGCGGTTACTTCTTCTTCTCAAAGGTCCAATTCATCCCAGCTGAGGCATTCCGGGAAATCGACACGCTGTGGCGGCAGCACAACGACGGGAAGTTCGGTTACAACGTGCAGCGGAGGATCTGGAAGAAATTGAATGGGGATTTCACAACGTTCTTCATCAAGGTGGGGTGGATGAAGAAGCTGGAGAGCTCGGACGTGAAGCAGTACAATTACAGGAGCTTTCCGGCGGAGTTTATGTGGAAGATGGAGGAGGGGCTGCCGGAGGGGTACCTGCCACTGACAAATGCGCTGAGAGGGACGCAGTTGCTCAACTGTATTCTCAGCCACCCGGCTTtgatggagaagatgatgtGCCTCGGCGGGGATGAATTGGACCTCTGA
- the LOC121765773 gene encoding uncharacterized protein LOC121765773 gives MVVGGGMNCGIYRSSSDELWPKQASGGGGVSHESEHDLALMVNDFLENGNSCGADSRYSSDSDSSLSDLLQLADKISYFKMAMDQYENDLLSVVNSLAVSINERDLHASNSGPCKASCIRFSLVKLLRLSGYDAGLCTSRWQGSDKVPGGDHEYIDVIRYNDTGATEHVIIDINFRSQFEIARAVDSYDRILNSLPVIYVGSFARLKQFLQVMVEAARFSLKQNSMPLPPWRSLAYLQAKWQSPHQRRSDSAEIHTTISDRVDDHKKCAGHLMRLHSLLLSEIEVERTLKPYNRDRREKTERRRYASFH, from the exons ATGGTGGTTGGTGGTGGAATGAACTGCGGGATTTATAGGTCGTCGTCCGATGAGTTGTGGCCAAAACAGGCTAGTGGAGGGGGCGGAGTCAGTCATGAGAGCGAGCATGATTTGGCACTGATGGTTAATGATTTTCTCGAGAATGGGAACAGTTGCGGGGCCGATTCCCGATACAGCAGCGACAGCGACTCCAGTCTCTCTGATCTCCTGCAGCTCGCTGACAAAATCTCC TATTTCAAGATGGCAATGGATCAGTACGAAAACGACTTGCTCTCCGTGGTGAATTCCCTCGCGGTTTCAATCAACGAACGAGACCTCCACGCTTCGAACTCAGGTCCGTGCAAAGCCAGCTGCATCCGGTTTTCCCTTGTAAAACTGCTGAGGCTGTCAGGTTACGATGCAGGCCTCTGCACGTCTCGGTGGCAGGGGAGCGATAAGGTCCCCGGAG GCGATCACGAGTACATTGACGTCATCCGTTACAACGACACAGGAGCCACAGAGCACGTGATCATCGACATAAACTTCAGGAGCCAGTTCGAGATTGCCAGGGCTGTGGACTCGTACGACAGGATACTCAACTCTCTTCCCGTTATCTACGTTGGCTCGTTCGCAAGGCTCAAGCAGTTTCTTCAGGTAATGGTGGAAGCTGCTCGATTTTCGTTGAAGCAGAACTCGATGCCTCTGCCTCCGTGGAGATCGCTTGCTTACTTGCAAGCGAAGTGGCAGTCTCCGCATCAGAGGAGATCTGATTCTGCTGAAATCCACACGACCATATCTGATCGTGTCGATGATCACAAGAAGTGTGCGGGGCATCTCATGAGGCTGCATTCGTTGCTTCTCTCAGAGATTGAAGTCGAACGAACTCTCAAGCCGTATAACCGGGATAGGAGGGAGAAGACGGAGAGGCGGAGGTATGCATCTTTCCATTAG
- the LOC121763853 gene encoding receptor-like cytoplasmic kinase 176 — MGSCCSARIRAHHSPQRDGQSSRYVSFDGSLPPSVPLTPRNEAEILDSGSLKIFGYNDLRICTRNFRPDSVLGEGGFGSVFKGWIDEHTFKAAKAGTGTVIAVKRLNQEGSQGHKEWLTEINYLGQLHHPNLVKLIGYCLEDEHRLLVYEFMPRGSLENHLFRRASYFQPLDWNLRMKVALGAAKGLAFLHSPEAKVIYRDFKASNILLDSNYNAKLSDFGLAKDGPLDGRSHVSTRIMGTYGYAAPEYMATGHLTAKSDVYSFGVVLLEILTGRRVLDQNRPQGEQNLIEWARPYLASKRRVLRVIDARIEGQYKPSGVLRAAILAVKCIAIEPKYRPTMDEVVKALEQLQDTGIAQTEEEEAERHLHFGNGKSSTRKTASYPRPSLLDCEGGK; from the exons ATGGGCTCTTGCTGCAGCGCCCGAATACGGGCCCACCACAGCCCTCAGAGAGATG GGCAAAGTTCTAGATATGTTAGCTTTGATGGGAGTTTGCCTCCCTCAGTGCCATTGACCCCTCGAAACGAGGCTGAAATCTTGGACTCGGGGAGTTTGAAGATCTTTGGATACAATGATCTCAGGATATGTACTAGAAACTTCCGCCCCGACAGTGTGTTGGGGGAAGGTGGATTTGGGTCCGTCTTCAAAGGGTGGATCGATGAGCACACTTTCAAGGCTGCCAAGGCCGGGACGGGAACGGTCATTGCTGTCAAGAGACTGAATCAAGAAGGTTCGCAAGGTCACAAGGAATGGTTG ACAGAAATCAACTATCTAGGGCAGTTACACCACCCCAATCTAGTTAAACTGATCGGTTATTGCTTGGAGGACGAGCACAGGCTTCTCGTCTACGAGTTCATGCCTCGTGGCAGCTTGGAGAATCATTTATTCAGGA GGGCGTCGTATTTCCAGCCGTTGGATTGGAATCTAAGGATGAAGGTCGCGCTTGGTGCAGCGAAGGGGCTAGCATTCCTCCACAGCCCGGAGGCAAAGGTCATCTACCGCGATTTCAAGGCCTCCAACATCTTGCTTGACTCT AACTACAACGCGAAGCTCTCTGATTTCGGGTTGGCTAAGGACGGCCCACTCGATGGCAGAAGCCATGTTTCTACAAGAATCATGGGCACCTATGGCTATGCTGCTCCAGAGTATATGGCCACAG GCCATTTGACTGCCAAGAGCGACGTGTACAGCTTTGGTGTCGTTCTCCTAGAGATCTTGACGGGAAGGCGCGTGCTGGACCAGAACCGGCCCCAGGGCGAGCAGAACCTGATTGAATGGGCAAGGCCTTACCTGGCAAGCAAGCGGAGAGTGCTCCGTGTCATAGATGCTCGTATAGAAGGCCAGTACAAGCCAAGTGGGGTGCTACGAGCAGCGATACTGGCTGTGAAATGCATAGCCATTGAGCCCAAGTACCGGCCCACGATGGACGAAGTGGTGAAAGCTCTGGAGCAACTTCAGGACACAGGTATTGCCCAaactgaagaagaagaagctgagAGACATCTTCACTTTGGAAATGGAAAGAGTTCAACCAGAAAAACTGCTTCCTATCCAAGACCTTCTCTGCTTGATTGTGAGGGGGGAAAATGA
- the LOC121764946 gene encoding uncharacterized protein LOC121764946 → MKFEDLLMQQGQDKHVNKLQLQQQVERLEEELEGELQLKRVLECTMQGPTGCCHSCSSLTPFLPFQVQMLLADLALVEEEIDWVERKINDLKSDIHHEKQKRKEMEVVQLKEFRPKLEQRQLRKLPSRRPNQMQHKESDAFSTSQHYENRRYRIPGDRRASLGSSKELQNATFLGKNGKPDFPVSRRRASALNGDIAMKPSSSSAAETEWGSGDLKISNGRTVQSQIGTESEIVNPNKLSVDLIKCLINIFLKLNLTTYKSKGSTNLSKQTMACMNSKGLVSKATFSCRTPVFPFIDNASHLDPYEILPEPGANIRDIGPYKNFIEITKTTLDTSRFSECLPDVQRLRILMQKLSKVKVNHFNHKQKLAFWINIYNASIMNAFLQHGLPSTQEKLLLLVNEAEINVGGFIFKASTIEQCILRHPAEAKHELTDEREIILRQACGLDYPEPNVIFALCRGNWSSPALRFYMPDEVMNELEKAKVEYLEASVGITSKKKISVSKLMHRHTKDFADDMESLLEWIYSQLPLTSSLKRLMMECLNGETQSPSHKLIEIQPYVFEFRYLIPT, encoded by the exons ATGAAATTCGAGGATTTGTTGATGCAGCAAGGCCAAGATAAACATGTTAACAAACTCCAACTCCAACAACag GTTGAGAGATTGGAGGAAGAGTTGGAAGGGGAGCTTCAGTTGAAGAGGGTGTTGGAATGCACTATGCAAGGGCCAACTGGCTGCTGCCACTCATGTTCATCTCTCACCCCCTTCCTTCCATTTCAG GTCCAAATGCTTCTTGCTGATTTAGCGTTGGTGGAAGAAGAGATAGATTGGGTGGAGAGAAAGATCAATGACCTCAAATCGGACATCCACCATGAGAAGCAGAAGAGGAAAGAAATGGAGGTGGTGCAGTTGAAAGAGTTCCGGCCAAAACTGGAGCAACGGCAACTCAGGAAGTTGCCGTCCAGACGACCAAACCAGATGCAGCACAAGGAGAGCGACGCGTTCTCAACATCACAACACTATGAAAACAGAAGATACAGAATACCAGGAGACAGGAGAGCATCTCTGGGTTCCTCCAAGGAACTTCAAAATGCAACATTCCTGGGAAAAAATGGTAAACCTGATTTTCCTGTTTCTCGGAGAAGAGCTTCAGCTTTGAATGGCGACATAGCTATGAAGCCATCCAGCTCTTCAGCTGCGGAAACGGAATGGGGAAGTGGGGATTTAAAAATCTCTAACGGCCGCACGGTTCAGAGCCAAATAGGTACAGAAAGTGAAATAGTAAACCCCAACAAGCTCTCCGTAGATCTTATCAAGTGCTTGATAAACATATTTCTCAAACTGAACCTGACCACATATAAGAGTAAAGGGTCGACTAACCTCTCGAAGCAGACTATGGCCTGCATGAACTCGAAAGGCTTGGTGTCCAAAGCCACGTTCAGCTGCAGAACGCCCGTGTTTCCATTCATTGATAATGCATCCCATCTTGATCCTTATGAAATATTGCCTGAACCTGGTGCCAACATCAGAGATATCGGGCCATACAAGAATTTCATAGAAATAACAAAAACTACACTGGACACAAGCCGTTTCTCTGAATGTCTCCCGGACGTGCAGAGACTGAG GATCTTGATGCAGAAACTCAGTAAAGTCAAAGTAAACCACTTCAACCACAAGCAGAAGCTCGCATTCTGGATTAACATTTACAACGCCTCCATAATGAAT GCCTTTCTGCAACATGGGCTGCCTTCTACCCAGGAGAAACTACTCTTACTTGTGAACGAG GCTGAAATCAATGTGGGTGGTTTCATATTCAAGGCTTCCACGATTGAGCAGTGCATCCTCAGACATCCAGCAGAAGCTAAGCAT GAATTAACTGATGAGAGGGAAATAATTCTAAGGCAAGCTTGTGGTCTAGACTATCCGGAACCTAATGTCATATTTGCTCTCTGTCGAGGCAACTGGTCGTCTCCAGCA TTAAGGTTTTACATGCCTGATGAAGTAATGAACGAATTAGAGAAAGCTAAAGTAGAGTATCTGGAAGCATCAGTAGGAATTACGAGCAAGAAGAAGATTTCAGTGTCAAAACTCATGCACCGGCACACAAAGGACTTTGCTGATGATATGGAGTCGCTTCTAGAGTGGATCTACAGCCAACTACCTCTTACAAGCTCACTGAAAAGATTGATGATGGAATGTCTAAATGGAGAAACTCAATCACCATCACATAAGCTGATAGAAATTCAGCCTTATGTCTTCGAATTTCGTTACTTGATCCCCACATAA
- the LOC121763396 gene encoding DNA replication complex GINS protein PSF2-like: protein MAGTSDPHASAFSAAELEFLAEDEMIEIVPNLRMDALNFISGDFGPFRPQIPTQAPLWLAVALKKRGKCTIRAPEWMSVDKLTQVLEAERDSDKFQPLPFHYVEISRLLFDHAQGDIPDTYMVRSLIEDIKDVRFHKIGKGLESISGGGTFALKLKNLSAMEANIVRPFVTRALETFYKLSSSDMIQETDNAPNRQQTANRGPRRQLKDR, encoded by the exons ATGGCTGGCACCTCCGATCCCCATGCCTCCGCATTTTCGGCCGCAGAG CTGGAGTTTCTCGCGGAGGATGAAATGATTGAAATTGTGCCGAATTTGAGAATGGATGCTCTCAATTTCATATCT GGGGATTTCGGTCCTTTTAGACCGCAAATACCTACTCAAGCGCCACTTTGGTTGGCTGTTGCCTTGAAGAAGAGAGGGAAGTGCACAATTCGAGCTCCAGAGTGGATGTCGGTTG ATAAGTTAACACAAGTACTGGAAGCAGAGCGAGATTCTGATAAGTTTCAGCCTTTGCCATTTCACTATGTAGAAATATCAAGGCTTCTTTTTGATCA tGCACAGGGCGATATTCCTGATACCTACATG GTAAGGTCCCTCATTGAGGACATCAAGGACGTGAGGTTTCATAAGATCGGGAAAGGTTTGGAGTCTATCTCAGGGGGAGGTACTTTTGCGCTGAAG CTCAAGAACTTGTCTGCAATGGAAGCAAATATAGTGCGCCCATTTGTTACAAGAGCTCTGGAGACATTTTACAAGCTTAGTAGTTCTGATATGATTCAAGAAACAGACAACGCTCCTAATAGACAACAAACAGCCAATCGTGGGCCAAGA CGGCAACTGAAGGATAGATGA
- the LOC121763961 gene encoding uncharacterized protein LOC121763961 — protein MESKSKKKSKKPKHQHPNDQTTSKSEFSFKPSSDVKGLRFGGQFLVKSFTVRRARPLELLRLLSLPPTRPALPSAAAYLPTNFTILAHHAWHTLTLGLGTKKSKVVVFVFDSEASRAAAERLWPAEIPLGEVNRKLIRGLSGCEMARFKFRKGCITFYVYAVRKIGDLGFLCADDLKCVLQSVVALKDFIDHTAMLALPEQRSIGHAPPVAVAH, from the coding sequence ATGGAAtcaaaatcaaagaaaaaatcAAAGAAGCCGAAGCACCAGCACCCCAACGACCAAACCACCTCCAAATCCGAATTCTCCTTCAAGccctcctccgacgtgaaaggCCTCCGCTTCGGCGGCCAATTCCTCGTCAAATCCTTCACCGTCCGCCGCGCCCGCCCCCTCGAGCTCCTCCGCCTCCTCTCCCTCCCCCCCACGCGCCCCGCCctcccctccgccgccgcctacCTCCCCACCAACTTCACCATCCTCGCCCACCACGCCTGGCACACGCTCACCCTCGGCCTCGGCACCAAAAAATCCAAGGTCGTCGTCTTCGTCTTCGACTCCGAGGCCTCCCGCGCCGCCGCCGAGCGCCTCTGGCCGGCCGAGATCCCGCTCGGGGAGGTCAATCGCAAGCTGATCCGCGGCCTCTCAGGCTGCGAGATGGCGCGATTCAAGTTCAGGAAGGGCTGCATCACTTTCTACGTCTACGCGGTCAGAAAAATTGGGGATTTAGGGTTTCTCTGCGCCGACGATTTGAAATGCGTGCTGCAGTCGGTCGTGGCGCTCAAGGATTTTATCGATCACACGGCGATGCTCGCCCTGCCGGAGCAGAGGAGTATTGGCCACGCGCCGCCGGTCGCCGTCGCCCATTGA